One Rhodothermales bacterium genomic region harbors:
- the rpmI gene encoding 50S ribosomal protein L35 translates to MPKMKSNSGAKKRFKVTGTGRLKRERAFGNHILTKKTQKRKRKLRQATLVSAVDEPRMKRMLSV, encoded by the coding sequence ATGCCCAAAATGAAGTCCAACAGCGGCGCGAAGAAGCGTTTCAAGGTGACCGGCACGGGCCGCCTGAAGCGTGAACGAGCGTTCGGCAATCACATTTTGACGAAGAAGACGCAGAAGCGTAAGCGCAAGCTCCGCCAGGCCACCCTGGTGAGCGCGGTCGATGAGCCGCGTATGAAGCGCATGTTGAGCGTCTGA
- the rplT gene encoding 50S ribosomal protein L20, with translation MPRAKNNVAARRRRKGVLALAKGYWGRRSKVFTVAKNTVERALAFSYRDRRQRKRQFRRLWIARINAAARLNDMSYSRLVGALRKSEIRLNRKVLADLAVHDPAAFTKVVDHLKN, from the coding sequence ATGCCACGAGCTAAAAATAACGTTGCCGCCCGCCGGCGTCGCAAAGGGGTCCTGGCCCTTGCTAAGGGCTACTGGGGACGCCGCAGCAAGGTGTTCACCGTCGCGAAGAACACCGTCGAGCGGGCCCTGGCGTTTTCGTACCGGGACCGTAGGCAACGCAAGCGGCAGTTCCGCCGGCTCTGGATCGCGCGTATTAACGCCGCGGCTCGCCTCAACGACATGTCGTATTCCCGCCTCGTCGGCGCGCTGCGCAAATCGGAAATCCGCCTGAACCGCAAGGTCCTCGCCGATCTCGCCGTACACGATCCGGCCGCGTTCACGAAAGTGGTCGACCATCTCAAGAACTAG
- the pheS gene encoding phenylalanine--tRNA ligase subunit alpha, whose protein sequence is MVEQLDQLRRDIEATALDTSEAIDTFRIQYLGRKSGRITDLFQGLKDVPPAEKPAMGHRINAIKVLAEERLEAALQQLKAAAAPSTANLDITLPGRQVPLGSDHPLTQTLWEIQRIFAHFGFDIALGPEIEDDWHNFTALNFPPDHPARDMQDPFFLREGRRDGDAVVLRTHTSPVQIRVMERQKPPIRVIVPGRVYRNESITYKSYCLFHQVEGLYVDEGVTLADLKQILNLFARAIFGNDVVTRLRPSFFPFTEPSAELDIWWRNPALPGGGRWMEILGSGMVDPNVLESVGIDSERYTGYAFGMGVERIAMLRYNIQDIRVFYENDIRFLEQF, encoded by the coding sequence ATGGTAGAACAGCTCGACCAATTGCGCCGGGACATCGAGGCCACCGCGCTCGACACGTCCGAGGCGATCGACACCTTCCGAATCCAGTATCTGGGCCGCAAAAGCGGCCGGATCACGGATCTTTTTCAGGGCCTGAAGGACGTGCCGCCGGCGGAGAAGCCGGCGATGGGGCACCGCATCAATGCCATCAAGGTCCTGGCTGAGGAACGCCTTGAGGCGGCGCTCCAACAGCTCAAAGCCGCGGCCGCGCCGTCGACGGCGAATCTGGACATCACGCTTCCGGGCCGGCAGGTCCCGCTGGGGTCCGACCATCCGCTCACCCAGACCCTCTGGGAAATCCAGCGGATCTTCGCGCACTTCGGCTTCGATATCGCCCTGGGGCCTGAAATCGAGGACGACTGGCACAACTTCACCGCCCTCAACTTCCCGCCCGACCACCCCGCCCGCGACATGCAGGATCCCTTCTTCCTGCGCGAGGGCCGGCGCGACGGAGACGCCGTGGTGCTCCGGACGCATACCTCGCCGGTCCAGATTCGCGTCATGGAGCGCCAGAAGCCGCCTATCCGCGTCATCGTGCCGGGGCGGGTGTACCGCAACGAGTCGATCACCTATAAGTCCTACTGCCTCTTCCACCAGGTCGAGGGCCTGTACGTCGACGAAGGCGTGACACTGGCCGATCTCAAGCAGATCCTGAACCTGTTCGCCCGCGCCATCTTCGGCAACGACGTCGTCACCCGCCTGCGCCCCAGCTTCTTCCCGTTCACGGAACCCAGCGCCGAACTCGACATCTGGTGGCGCAACCCCGCGTTGCCGGGCGGAGGACGCTGGATGGAGATCCTGGGTAGTGGGATGGTGGACCCGAACGTGCTCGAATCCGTCGGGATCGACTCCGAGCGGTATACCGGCTATGCGTTCGGGATGGGCGTCGAGCGGATCGCGATGCTGCGCTACAATATCCAGGACATCCGCGTATTCTACGAAAACGATATCCGCTTCCTCGAACAATTCTGA